In the Candidatus Poribacteria bacterium genome, AACGCGGTTTCACGCCGCAGAAAAAGTTCAAAAATGACGCAAAGACGGTTGCGTTGTGGCATTTTGATGAAGCGAGGGGAACACGGGTGTTCTCAGATACATCAGGCAACGCCTATCATCTGGTCGGTAAAAATGGTGCGCAGACCGATGGCAAACTCTCAGTTGAAGCAGCAGGAAAACTTGCGACGATATGGGGACGACTGAAGCAATGAAAAAGGAACTGATTTACGACAAAAAATCAAGGAAACCTACGAAGATGAAGAATCTACGAAATCAGTCAATTTTCACTTGTCTTTTTCTGCTGGTTTTCGTTCCGCTGGGTGCTGAATCGCTTCCACCGCCATCACCCGCGGGTGGTAACTATTTAGTGCTTGATGGGGTGGACGATCACGCCATTTTGGACTTTGAAACGTTCGGTCTTCTCATGCCAAAAGGCACAGATGAATTCACCTTTGAGGCGTGGATATATCCAACCGAGCTGCCTGACCAGAATGTACATGCAATAATTCTCAGTCAACAGGTGCGGATACATGCCCGGGGCCTTGAGCACGCCGGAAATTTAAGCCTAATGGGCGGAGCGCAGGTTGCTCTTGGCGAAGCACACATTCTAATAGCGTTCGGTTGGATAAAATTCCCCCCGAATCAATGGTATCACGTCGCCTTTCAGGGAGGAAAGGGACAGGGGACCACAGTAATGGTTAACGATGAAGTGCTCAGAATACTGCAAGAAATAACTCTCGCACCCGATATCTCGCACGCCGGGCATCCACAGGCTTTTACAATCGGCGGGTTTGGAGAGAACATTGAGTTTCAGGCTGGTCATTTTTGGGGTCATTTTGTGGGCTATATCGATGAGGTCCGTATCTCAAAGGTTGCGCGTTACGATACCGCCAAACGCGATTTCACGCCGCGCACAAAGTTCAAGAATGACGCAAAGACGGTTGCGTTGTGGCATTTTGATGAAGCAAAGGGAGCACGCGAGTTCTCAGATACATCAGGCAACGCCTATCATCTAATAGGTAAAAATGGTGCACAGACCGATGGCGAATTTGCAGCAATTGAACCAGAAGGAAAACTTGCGACGATATGGGGACGACTGAAGCAATAAAAGAATGGCATTTCTCTGGAATTGTTAAAAGAGAGGGAGAAAGTTATGCTCGGAAAATATAGATGTTTGCAATGGGTCTTTACTTTTTTCTTTGTTGTTGCTTCCAGTAGTTTTGCGGGGGGTTGGAAAAAGGTAACTACGCTACCAACATGGAGACTTGCTGGGCCTGCCGCTGCTGTGGATGGTAAAATTTATCTCTTCGGTGGTTTCGACCACAAGAAACATGTAGGCGGACGTGGTGCCGCACTCTCAACGGTAGATGTCTACGACACACAGACGAACACATGGCACGCAGCCGCAGAGATGCCGACCCCGCGGATTGCGCCGCGAACCGCAGTCTTTTCCAACCAAATCTATGTCTTTGGGGGTTATGACTACAAAGGTCGCTGGGGTGTAAAAAGATACCACACAACTGTCGAGGCGTATGACACACAAACCGATACATGGGTCAAGAAGCCAGATATGCCAACACTCCGTGTTCCTTTTGCCACTGCGGTTGTTGATGGAAAGATATACCTCATTGGTGGAACACGTATTGAAGTTAATAAAAACGGAGTATTTGCTGGGAAGGCTATTACGGATCTGGTTGAGGTCTACGATCCGTTGACCGATAGATGGGAAAAACGCGCAGACATGCCGACAGCACGAAGTGTGAGTGAGGCTGTCGTTGTAGATGGTAAGATTTATGTTCTCGGTGGTAAGACGCGATTCGACGGCGACCTTGCCGGACGTTTTGTCACACATATTGAAGAATATAATCCGAAAACCGACCAGTGGCATCAGCTCCCTGACATGCCAATGTTCAAATTTGGTTTTCTAACCGTTGCCGTTGATAATGAGATTTATACATTGGGTGGTACTAATAATGAGATTAGAGACACTAACGCTGTAGACGTTTATAATCCAACAACCGGCAAATGGCGTCAAATAGAACCTCTAACGATCCCAAATTTGATAATGGCAGCAGTTGCTAATGGTAAAATCTATACCTTAGGGGGTATTATAGGTGATTTTAAATTTTCGCCAATCGTTGAGGCGTTTGACACCGGATTTCGTGCTGTCACAGCGAAGGGCAAACTTCTGACATACTGGGGTGAACTCAAAGCAGAAAACCAGAAATAACCTTTAAAATCAAGGAGACCTACGCAGATGAAAAATCTACGAAATCCGTCAATTTTTGCTTGCCTTTTTCTGCTGGTTTTGGTTCCGCTGAGTGCTGAAGCGGTACCACCACCATCCCCCGCAGGTGGTAACTATTTAGTGCTTGATGGAGTAGACGACCACGCTATCTTGGACTTTGAAACCTTCGGGCTCCTCATGCCAAAAGGCACAGATTTCACCTTTGAAGCGTGGATATATCCAACCACACTGCCTGACAAAAATGTAAACGCGATAATTCTCAGCCAACAGGTGCGGATGCATGTCTGGGACCATGATCACGATAATTTAAAATTAATGGGCGGAGCGCACGTTGCTCTTGGCGCAGCGCACGTTCTAATAGCGTTCGGTCACATAAAATTTCCCCCGAATCAATGGCATCACATCGCTTTTCAGGGAGGAAAGGAACAGAACACAACACTCATCGTTAACGATGACGTGCGCGCCTTAGGGCGGCAAAAAATAATTCTTGCAGACGATATCTCACACGCCGGGCATCCGCAGGCTTTTACAATCGGTGGGTTTGGAGAGGACATTGAGTTTCATGCTGGTCATTTTTGGGGTCATTTTGCTGGCTATATTGATGAGGTCCGCATTTCAAAGGTTGCGCGTTACGATACCACCAAACGCGGTTTCACGCCGCAGAGGAAGTTCAAGAATGACGCAAAGACGGTTGCGTTGTGGCATTTTGATGAGTCGAGGGGAACACGGAAGTTCTTAGATACATCAGGCAACGCCCACCATCTAATAGGTAAAAATGGTGCACAGACCGATGGCGAACTTGCAGTTGAAGCAGAAGGAAAACTTGCGACGATATGGGGGCGACTGAAGCGATGAAACAGACACTGATTTACTACGAAAAATTAAGGAGACCTACGCAGATGAAAAATCTACGAAATCAGTCAATTTTTACGTGCCTTTTTCTGTTCGTTTTAATTTCGTTGAATGCTGCAGCGGTACCACCGCCATCACCCGCGGGTGGTAACTATTTAGCCCTTGACGGAGTGAACGATCACGCCATTTTGGACTTTGAAACCTTCGGTTTCCTCATGCCAAAAGGCACAGATGAATGGACCTTTGAAGCGTGGATATATCCAACCAAGCTGCCTGACGAGAATCTACCAATAATTCTCAGCCAACAGGTGCGGATGTATGCCTGGACCCCTCATCAGCGCGGAGATTTCAGATTAATGGGTGCAGTGCACCTTGATCGTGCCATAGCGCACGCTACAGTAGCGTTCCCCATGCTAACTAAAGTCCCGCCGAATCAATGGTATCATATCGTCCTTCAAGCAGAAGGGAGAGAGAGGACACTCATCGTTAACGATTTCGTGCGCATCTCACGAGGAGGAACAATTCTTACAGATGATCTCTCACACGCCGAGTATCCACAGGATTTTACAATCGGAGGGTTTGGAGAGGAAATTAGGTCTCGTATGCACGGCGGTTTTTGGGGTCATTTTTCGGGCTATATTGATGAGGTCCGTATCTCAAAGGTTGCGCGCTACAATACCACCAAACGCCGTTTCACGCCGCGCACAAAGTTCAGGAATGACGCAAAAACGGTTGCATTGTGGCATTTTGATGAAGCGAAGGGAACGCGGGAGTTCTCAGATACATCAGGCAACGCCTATCATCTGGTCGGTAAAAATGGTGCCCAAACCGATGGCGAATTCGCAGCAGTTGAAGCAGAAGGAAAACTTGCGACGATATGGGGGCGACTGAAGCGATAAAAGAATGGGATTTTTCTGGAATTGTGTTAAGAAAAGGAGAACATTATGCTCGCAAAGTATAGGTATTTGCAATCGGTTTTTATCCTCTTATCTGTTGTTGCCTCTAACAGTTTTGCTGGGGGTTGGGAACAGGTAACTGAACTACCAATATCGAGATTTGGTAATGCCGCCGCTGCTGTAGATGGTAGAATCTATATCATCGGCGGTTATGATCGCCAGAAAAATTTAGGGGGACGTGCCCCTGCACTTTCAATAGTAGATGTCTACGACACGCAGACGAACACGTGGCATACAGTCGCAAATATGCCGACCCCTCGGGTTGATGTGCGAACTGCGGTTTTTTCCAACGAAATCTACGTATTTGGGGGCTATGATCGAAAGGGACCTCGGGGCACAAGAAGAAACAAAAAAACTGTCGAAATGTATGACACGCGCACCGACGCATGGGTCAAGAAACGAGATATGCCAAGCTTCCGTATATACTTTACCACTGTGGTCGTTGATGGAAAAATATACGTCATCGGTGGGAAGGTTGAGGGACCTTTCAACCCTAAGTCGATAAATCTGGTTGAGATCTACGATCCGTTAACTAATACATGGGAGAAGCGGGCAGATATGCCTACAGCACGAGCGTTGACCGATGCCGTTGTTGTAGACGATAAAGTTTATGTTCTCGGTGGTCAAAAGACATGGATGGCACTCAATATTCCTGGACTTTTTGTTAGAAGTATTGAGGAATATAATCCAAAAACTGACACGTGGCGTCAACTCCCTGAGATGTCAATGTTCAAAGGTTGGTTTTCAACCGTTGCCGTTGATAATGAGATTTATACAATAGGGGGTATTAATAATGAAATTAAACACACTGGCGATGTAGATGTTTATAATCCAATAACCAACAAATGGCGCAAAGTAGAGCCAATGACGTTCGTAAGAACGACAATGCCAGTTGTTGTTAAGGGTACAATCTATGTCTTAGGTGGTATCCAAGCAGGTCCCAAATTTTCGCCAATCGTTGAGGCTTATGACACTGGATTTCGTGCTGTCACGGCAAAGGGCAAACTCTCCACAAATTGGGGTAAACTCAAAGCAGAAAACCAGAAATAACCCCACGACTTATGCAAGAAAAAATGCGTAAGTCCTATTATAGTAAAGCCCGTAATTATTTATACACCAGCACAAGGGCGAGGATACTAAGGGAAATACCCAAGCAAAAACTCCCTCGCCAGCGGCAGTGGGGGTTTGTTCCCTGACGAACTGTAAACATATTTTCGGATTCTACTATAAATTAAAATCAAGGAGACCGACGAAGATGAAAAATCTACGAAATCCGTCAATTTTCACGTGCCTTTTTCTGCTGGTTTTCATTCCGTTGAATGCTGCAGCGGTTCCACCGCCATCACCTGCGGGTGGTAACTATTTAGCCCTTGATGGCGTGAACGACCACGCCATTTTGGACTTTGAAACCTTCGGGCTTCTCTTGCCAAAAGGCACAGATGAATTCACTTTTGAAGCGTGGATATATCCAACCAAGCTGCCTGACGAGGATATACTCCCAATGATTCTCAGCCAACAGGTGCGGATGTATGTCTGGACCCGTGGTCAGCACGGAGATTTCAGACTAAAAAGTGCAGTGCTCCTTTCTCGTGCCGTAGCGCACGGTGAAGTATCGTTCGGCATCGTAAATAAAGTTCCCCCGAATCAATGGTATCATGTCGCCCTTCAAGGAGAAGGGAGACGGAGGACACTTATCATTAACGATTTCATGCGCATCTCAGAGGGTGGAACAACTCTTGCAGATGATATCTCACACGCCGAGCATCCACAGGCTTTTACAATCGGTGGGTTTGGAGAGGAAATTGTGTCTGGTATGCACGGTGGTCTTTTTTGGGGTCATTTTTCGGGCTATATTGATGAGGTCCGCATCTCAAAGGTTGCGCGTTACAGTATCGCCAAAGGCGGTCTCAGGCCCCCTGAAAAGCGTACAAAGTTCAAGAATGACGCAGAAACGGTTGCGTTGTGGCATTTTGATG is a window encoding:
- a CDS encoding LamG domain-containing protein, producing the protein MKNLRNQSIFTCLFLLVFVPLGAESLPPPSPAGGNYLVLDGVDDHAILDFETFGLLMPKGTDEFTFEAWIYPTELPDQNVHAIILSQQVRIHARGLEHAGNLSLMGGAQVALGEAHILIAFGWIKFPPNQWYHVAFQGGKGQGTTVMVNDEVLRILQEITLAPDISHAGHPQAFTIGGFGENIEFQAGHFWGHFVGYIDEVRISKVARYDTAKRDFTPRTKFKNDAKTVALWHFDEAKGAREFSDTSGNAYHLIGKNGAQTDGEFAAIEPEGKLATIWGRLKQ